The sequence below is a genomic window from Phycodurus eques isolate BA_2022a chromosome 6, UOR_Pequ_1.1, whole genome shotgun sequence.
tcaaaaagccatgcctgaaaagacacaggaagtctgccattttgatttgaatagGCCATGTTGGCTAGGTGGCGCCCTTCAGAATTTTTTCAAACTTCAGCTCTCCAAAGCCAGTTTGACCGAGCAAATTGAAATTTGGCAGGCATGTCAATCActagtagacccacaaaaaactttcaaaaatcAATGTCTGATCATACACAGGAAGTTagtctttttgttttcaaacatcaaTTTTTCCATTTCCAGAGCTCTTTCAAAAGCATAAAACGGAAAATTCAAATCACTCAAAACTGTTTCCAGGTAAGAGGACAGTCACGGGGCTCATCCAGTGGCTGAAACGTCGGACTGGTCCTGGCGCATCTGTCTTGGACACCGCTGACTCCGCTGCTCACTTTGTTGACTCCCACAACATCGCTGTCGTGGGATTTTTTGAGGTGGGTCCTCTCTACCATTAATCTATACTGCACAGTATAGATCCATCTTCATAGCCTACCTTCCTGGCCAGAGTCTGGAAAGCGACGCGGCTAAGGAGTTCTCGGAGTTGGTCATGGACATGATGGATATGGAGTTCGGCATTACGACATCTCCGGAGGTGTTCCAGAAGTATGAATTGAAATCCGACACGGTGGTGCTCTTCAAAAAGGTACTCCAGAatagaaacaaattaaaatgccCTCAAAGCTGTTTTGTTTAGCAATATGTAATTTGGTAGGCATGGCTAtcagtagacccacaaaagagtctcaagaaGCCTTATCCCAAAGGATATAAGGagtctgacattttggtttgaatcaaCCATTTTGGCTTGATAGAACCCTCCAGAAATATTCGAAAAACCAGCCCCTAAAGGCATCCATTTAGCAATATGACATTTGGTGGgtggcatgtctatcatgagtagacccacaaaacaaTTGTCAAGAAGCCACGTCTGATGATTTACGTGTTTTTTAGTTTGACAACGGCAGAGCGGACTACGCCCTGTCCGACGGCGGCACGCTGGACAAAAGCAATCTGACAAACTTCATCCAAGAAAACAGCCTGGAGCTCATCATCCCCTTCACTAAGGAGGTAAACACAAACACGCGTATACACACCCATATACACGCATACACTTGTCTTGATGTTCTTGTTGCGTGTGTGTAGACAGGAGATAAGATCTTCAGCTCCAGTGTTCGCCTTCACTGCCTGCTCTTCATCAACTCCACAGTGGAGAGCCACACGGCGCTGGTGGACCGAATCAGGGCACTCGCCAAGGCCCACAAGGGCAAGGTAGCACCGATTATCTACAAATGTGTGCATACATACGTTAGGTTCATCAGAAAGTCTGATTTTTATCTCTGAAGTTTACAAAATCATATACGCTAGACTCGTCGGAAAGTGGGATTTggcctttgatgtttacaaaaacgttgaaaacaaatgtagtCTTACGAAAATACTAACTGCAAGGTTTAGTTGAAGACTGAAacgtttttgtcttttatgaaAACAGGCTTGTTATTCAGAATTggctttacaaaaacatacacttgGCACGTTGAACATTGTAGGTAGttttcatgaaaacacacaGACTACTTGAGGTTTGTCTAAGACTCTaagttgtctttgatgtttctgAAAACACAACACACCAAATCCCgacgatttttttgtttgcgcTTGCCGTCAGATGCTGTTCATCACGATCGATGTGTCGACCGAGCTGTCGTTCGTGCTTGACTTTTTTGGTGTGTCGGCGGCCGATGCGCCCACAGCCCGCATCATGAACATGGACACGGGGAAGAAGTTCAAAGCGGATGCGTCGGACCTCGTGAGCGCCCTGCCGCCATTGTGTCAGGAGGTTCTGGATGGTACGGCCAaggtaacacgcacacacaacacacacgctataattgtattattatcttGTAATcatatttgtaatgtatttgttttgcaaCGCAGCCTTACTATCGCACTCAAGACGTGCCCGAGGACTGGAATAAAGCGGCCGTTAAAGTCCTAGTGGGAATGAATTTTGAGTCGATTGCTCTGGATCCAACCAAGAATGTCTTTGTGGAGTTTTGTGAGTACAAAATGATGTCAAAGCAAGAATACCATTGAGCCCCccgttttttatttacatttttttgaaacaagTTAAGGTGATACTGGATTTTCGAGCACTCTGCAGACTGTTCTGggtttagtatttttttctgtcacagcAAAAATTGTATTGATTATAAAAGGTATTGAACTCAAGATTTTTTTACAATAGTCTGGTTGGGACATCTTTTATTTGTCGGTGCACCAGTCAAAATTATTGAGTGCGCTTCCTCAACATTTTCAGACGTCATTACTGctaacaaaatgaaacaaatgtatttgaagATGCTCCGTGGTGTGGCCACTGCAAGGAATTGGCTCCCATCTGGGACCAGCTGGGCCAAAAATACGCCGAgcgtgatgacatcatcatcgcCAAGATGGATTCCATTGCCAACGAGCTGGAGGCTGTCACCATCACTGGGTTCCCCACACTCAAATACTTCCCGGCAGGTGGAAAAGAGgtaacaacacacacatttcccTCACATGCTCATACGGGTCTGTTGCTAGCTGGGGACAGCAATTTCATTCACACTTGCAAACATGCACGTTATTTCTGGGGATGCCAATTTCactcacacatactgtacacattctTGTTGGTTTCTGGGGATGTCAatttcactcacacacattcatgttGATGTGGACCTCTGGGGAAACCAGTTTTAATCACGCTCGTACACACGTACACGTTTATTATGGTTGCCGGGGACGGCAATTTCTCTCATACACACATTCATGTTCATGTTGGGTTCTGGTGAGACCAAGTTCATTCCctgacagaggtgggtagagtagtcaaatattgtactcaagtaaatgtACTGTGACTTTATAATAGtatgactcaagtcaaagtaaaaagtagtcctccgaGTATTTACTTTAGTAAGCGTAAGAAAGTGCTCAGTGAaagaaactactcaagtaaagagtaattgATGAGTAatttctgattattatttttaaatcagagcatgaatgtcacataaaaaataataataatatatgggagtccacgcacatctgccaccatttcaaattttaagTGCCCCAAACCACCTACACATGCAtcgggccctacagaaacattatttgctttatacACTTCAATGATTGAATGAagagctgtttgctgaccagacttattgatcgtgtgtgtgcgcgcacgtgattgagagagcgagagagagagagagattacagCATGGCAGGTATCCCcaagaagcatgttttacagtgaccGATGACCATAAAATAAGGCTAATGTTGTcatatgcactgccaaaacaacaatagaaacatctgcaacctCCCGCAAGATATTTCTCAAAGAACTaggctgaaatatccatgtttgggcAGACACAAGACTCTACACTGCAtcataaagttgttgtttttcggagtctgtaaagtaaacactcgtacgggtgttcccccccccacacaaaaaaaatgagtcACTTCGATTGGCCCACGAAGAggttgtgtgcggtcatgtgactgctttgtgccgtctgattggtgaattggaatCAGATGACACTGGTGgtaaattggattggcgcaacgaCGCCCGACGCGGAAGTGGAAGATGAAGTCTGAAAATAGATCGCGCTATATCCTCTTCTGTTGTTCTTCGCTCGTCCTGCAGGTGGTGGAGTATACGGGCAACCGGGATCTGGAGACGTTGTCAAAGTTTCTGGATAACGGAGGAGTTTTGCCTAAGGAAGATGATGATaacgacgatgacgacgacaGCCAAGCAGTCAGTGTTTGCATGCTCAGCCCAaaattcctcttcctcttcatgataaaaatgaatccattttctgatggtTTGCAGAGAGCTGGCGAGTCTTCGGAGGAAGCGGACAACACAACGTCTCATAAAGATGAGCTTTGAcagcatttttcacatttttaactcAATAAAATTCCTTTGAGGGCCAAAAACTGAAGCCGTTATGGACTTTACCTTTAATGACTATTAAAATTCTAAACCACAAACGAAAATTAGttttacaaaatacatattaaaaggtactaaatgaaaaaaaagtgccagAGTTAAATAGAGGTACTTAAATAGATGACGaatgtattttgtaatatttctaattaattaacttaaatgtgaaatacttaaataaacTGCCCATTAATTTATTCCTGTGTGGAATATAATATtccataattattatttactatattgattaatgtatttattaaggACTGTTTACGACTTCTTTATTCATCGAaggtatttcatttcatttcgcaagctatttaaattcaaatttcatTCTATAACATCCcttttacattaattaaaagAGAAACACCATGTTTCAGTTTGATAATTgagattgtatttttattgctgtGAGTGAGCAAATTGTTGTAcagtacacaaacaaacaaagctgttttttttcaatccaaGCAATGCACTAATGTGAGCCCCACAAATTTGGTGGCATCTTTTAAATCACTTCTTAAAACGCACTTTTTCTGACAGGCTTTTTACGTGACGTCGTCTACTCCCccgtttttattattatgttttattttcctgaatgtattcatatttttatttctattcattttattttgtatatctatttttagtcattcatttattaagggattTTATATTATCTTGTGTTTTTAGATGTGATTgtctatttattcatttattaatggATCTTATTTtatcatgctgtttttttttggttgttttttgaaGATGTACTTAACCTATCTATCGTTTTTATCCTACATCTCCCCTTTTGGTCTCAGTTGGCCAAGCTGGGTTCTTGCATTGCCTAGTGCATCATGATATACGATCAtgatgcggcggcacggtggacgactggttagagcgtcagcctcacagtgctgaggacccgggttcaatccccggccccgcctgtgtggagtttgcatgttccccccccgtgcctgcgtgggttttctccgggcactccggtttcctcccacatcccaaaaacatgcgtggtaggttaattgacaactctaaattgcccgtaggtgtgactgtgcgtgcgaatggttgtttgtttgtatgtgccctgcgattggctggtgaccagtttagggtgtaccccgcctcctgcccgatgacagctgggataggctccagc
It includes:
- the pdia2 gene encoding LOW QUALITY PROTEIN: protein disulfide-isomerase A2 (The sequence of the model RefSeq protein was modified relative to this genomic sequence to represent the inferred CDS: substituted 2 bases at 2 genomic stop codons), whose product is MFXKRLQTXRVAFTKLAKMRTRALLVTGLLLLVFCCYAQANDEHAETETAAEKSTKDAQEEIEEQPKKEKTSEIEEENNVMVLHAKNFAKALNQTKFLLVEFYAPWCGHCKQLEPIYAEAAEKLKKDEPAIGLAKVDATDENELAEEFAISSFPVLKLFVDGNRKQPVDFTGKRTVTGLIQWLKRRTGPGASVLDTADSAAHFVDSHNIAVVGFFESLESDAAKEFSELVMDMMDMEFGITTSPEVFQKYELKSDTVVLFKKFDNGRADYALSDGGTLDKSNLTNFIQENSLELIIPFTKETGDKIFSSSVRLHCLLFINSTVESHTALVDRIRALAKAHKGKMLFITIDVSTELSFVLDFFGVSAADAPTARIMNMDTGKKFKADASDLVSALPPLCQEVLDGTAKPYYRTQDVPEDWNKAAVKVLVGMNFESIALDPTKNVFVEFYAPWCGHCKELAPIWDQLGQKYAERDDIIIAKMDSIANELEAVTITGFPTLKYFPAGGKEVVEYTGNRDLETLSKFLDNGGVLPKEDDDNDDDDDSQARAGESSEEADNTTSHKDEL